Within the Gossypium raimondii isolate GPD5lz chromosome 12, ASM2569854v1, whole genome shotgun sequence genome, the region CATAGATGTCATGTTTCTAAGCCTTGTGCTCCACTTTGATGCCAGATATGAatacttaaagaaaaatgaagagtcggaCTAGGGTAATTGAAAAGCAAGCATGACAGCAACATAACAATTACAGTTTGATCAGCAAACTTATgctatcaatttttataatcatGTTTATTGGTATTTTACATCATTGTAAAATTTAAGAACTTCACATGGttcaacaaatatttaattcaagATTAGTTATTCCCAATGGTTAATCTTTTACAAGAGTTCATATAtggtataataaaaaattagccAGTGTTATTGCTACAGTCGACTGACAGCAAGGTACTCTCGTTTCCCTGAATCATATCACAGCAGGTCTTGCTCTCAATTCAATATTGTCTTCTTAAGGCACCTACAAGTCCCTCGAGGCTTTGTCATCCAAAGTGTGCCTCTCCAAGTTCAAACCTAGGACCTCCCCCATATAGGAATAGAAGGCTTCTCCGTAACTGTGGTACTAGGGTGACAAAACCTTGAGGGACCCTTGGATGCCTAAAGAGGATAATATCGAATTATGGGTATGACACAATGCAATATGGTTCAAAAAAACAAGTAAACCTTGCTGGTTGACGGGTCGTGATAGTTATTGTGCAGCATGAGGAAGTTAGAAATGATGGAAACTGTGTGGTAATTACCTGGTTGACTTTGTTATTGTTTAAGCTAAGTGACTTTAGTTGAACAAGATTACAAACAGATGCAGGAAGTTCTTCAATAAGATTATCTGCAAAGGTAAGTAAAATTGTAACGTTGTGAGTTGTAGAAACAGTATTGAATGCATGAAAGTGTAGCATTTTATTTTCACTGGTCTATGTTTTATGCTATAACTTTGGATGAACAAGGCTTGCAAGGGTGAAGCCAGAAAATTACGTTGGGGCCAgaaatgaattataaattttttgggccagagtacaattttacctttatagtttcatgtaattttataaaatcttaaaggGTCTAAATGGTGGTTTTACCATTTTTGGGGGCCAAGGCCACTGCTAGGCCCCGTCTTTGCCCTGAAGGCCTAATCAACTACTTAATATGGACCTCTGACTCTTCATTTTAAATGAAGTACTTCTGTGCTGTACACTTTCGGACATGAATTGGCGGTCCTCCAACtatatcaaaaaattaaagaatatgaGCATACCCATGATGGACATATAACCATATCCAAAACTCACATCTGAGTCCAGAGATATGGTGGTTcaatttcttcttattttttccatgtatttagAGCCTTCTTGGAGGGTCATCTCATATCCGCATATTAATGATGGTATTAAAAAATGTGTAGTAAATGAGCATtccaagaaaaatgaagaatcaAAGCAACATTAGTAAATATGCAGAAACACACCATTTGCTTGCAGTTCTTCCAAAGAAGAGCAGATCCCAATTGATTCAGGAAGAtacttcaatttattattagacACATTAAGCAGAGACAACTGCACCATCAAACAACATAAATTAGATCCAGGAACTATATGAAACATAAAGTTGTTTATCGTAGGTTTATTTAGTTCTTTCAATAATGTCTAATGCTTAGTGCTCTTCTCAGTCTTCATTAACATCAAGTCGGATGATCTCGAGATTAAACTTGTGCTTAAATGTTGAACTACACAAACATGCAATTATATGCAAAACCAAGGAGTATAATGAACAGTTTCATACCATGTTACTCAGATACAAGTGTGAGAATTGGTAAAGGTATGTGTTTAGTACAGGTATGGccagatttttttaaagattttctaTTTTGGAGGACATTAGAGGTCATATATTCATATGCCAGATACGAGTACTTTCAACAAAATTGTAGAACTGGAGCACCATAAATAACTTACATTGCGCAAACTGCCAATAGTATTGGGCAAGGACATTAACATATTTCCAGAAATTGATAACTTCTCGAGTTTTACCAGCTCGCCCACTGACAAAAGAAATACAGTTAGAAGCCAATAAGACTTTACATTTACCCCATGAAGTTTGCAGACAATGCCATGAAGCAAATCTGCAAATAATGGAGGCAAGTAAATgcatttatttagaaaaaagagTGTTTACATTCATCTGGCAAAGAAGTAATTCGGTTCCCATCAAGTATCATAGCTTTCAGAGACTGAAGATTCCCCATAGTACTTGGTAATTGCTCAATATGATTAGAGGCTAAAATCTggaagggaaaaaagaagaagaaagagctactttaatattttcactCTTTGTTGGTTGTATTCAGGTGTAAGTGTCAAATACAAATAATGTGTATAATACATATATGGTTAggtttttctaagtttttccaATTAAAGATTTGGATAGAAACGTCAACAAAAAGGTCCAACAACAAACACAATTGACATGAAAGCATAATTCGCCATTTATGTGTTGAAAGAAACCTATGTTGCTCTAACTTTTATTTATCATGATGTATTTGTTTTTGACACATTGATCCATGCTTACGTTGAAAGTAATATTCGTATCCGACTCTTGCACCTGAGTCTACATATGGAACGAAACTCTACATATGGCAAGCAACAATTGAGAATATCTTACCAGTCGCTGCATGTTGACTAGTTCGCTGATCTCCATAGGAATTTCAACTGCACGGAAGCATAAAAGTTGACAGAATAGTAACCAAACAATTTAATGCTTCATCGAACCAGGTTAtgagattgaaaagaaatgatacTCATTCTTTACTAAGGAAATCATATTTGACTGACTTTTGAAAAATCCTATATTGCTCAGACTAttcattttttctaaaatgCAGTATTCATGTCTGCCACGTGTATGAGAATATGACATCAAAAGATCCTCCAAATACataaaacttagaaaaatcCAATCATACCTTCATACCTATATCCAACACTCATTCTTGTGTCTGAGTAATATAGGCAAAATCTCCTAAGAAAGGAAGTTACTATTGTTTCATCTGATTCACAAGTTGAAAAAGGCATACCTAATTTATTTTGCGTTAAATCGAGAGTTCGTACAGATTTATCCAGATCAAGAACTTCATCAGGAAATGTCTGTTCCAAATCAAAGCACAAATTTCATCATATACACAAGGAACAAATGCAAAAATCCCCACTAGAACTCACTTGAACTACTATATTTCTCAACCAATAAGGTATAAAGGTGCCGACTCTGCTTGACTCCGAAATGTAATTACCGGAGACCAAGGGTCTTAGACccaaaaaataaacatgaactcTGCATCTATTTAACTGTAATAGATAAACCCTGTTCAATATCAAAATGCACATTTCATCACAAACGCAATGAACAAATGCAAGAAGTCCCATTGGAAGACATTTGAACTACCATGTTTCTCAATGAATAATACATGCAATTTGGGGTCTGATCCAGCTTGCCTTCATAATAGGCGGGATCCAATGTGACTGTAGGATATTGAAGGTCTTAGACCAACTGAATTTTGGAATAGTCAGACCCAATGTGGCTATTAGATACCAGGGTCTTagactaaataaaaattaacatgaaCCTCCATGTATTTAATTGTAATAGATGAACCTCGTTCAAAATTTAAGTGTAAACAAATGCAAGAATCCCTATTGGAAGCCTTTTAAACTACCGTGTTTCTCAACCAATACGACATAAAATTTTGCAATAACAAATTAACATGAACCCTGCATCTATTTAATTGTAATTGGTACCCACACAAAGGCACAAATTTTAGATTAATGCTCTTTTTTATTAGCACTTGATATTTGCTTTCAGAATGCTTCTATAAAGCAAAAAGAAGTGctaaaaaccaaaaccaaaattgaataaatataaacaaatgacattttttttaatttttaattcttcatTAACTTGgatattgatattaaattctATAAGAATATCCTTATCATATAAACAACAATATTTATGCAAAACTTCTATAAACttataaaaggaagaaaaaacatAAGAAGTTGGATAGAAATGGAGCAACATATTAAGCAAAATGCAGAAGATATCATCAACAAATAAACAATAGGCATTTATGGAAAACTAATATAAAGCTTAAAAGAACATAAGAAATTCCATAGAAATGCATAATTGGCCTATCATAAACAACATAAGGactattaaaattcatataaacaaacaaattaaacaaaacccggaaaccatcatcatcatcacctaAAATGTCTATTCACATCCTCAAATactcaaattatatataaaaaagaaaaaagtgaaaataaaaattcatagataaataaaaaaggtttgCTTACCTTTAATTTAGCTTCACGTAAGGCAACAATGCCAGTCGATCGCCATCGAGCAATTCGGTTAGCTTTGGAATCAGCAGCTTTACTTTCAGAAGATCCCATCTTTCTTCCTTTATTTACCCTCCTTTTTCCCCTTTTCCCTCAGAAAATTCGACGAAGAAAAAGAGCTACGAACAGGAAAAAGGGGAAAACTAAATAGAGATCAAATTAAGAGATGGGTCGACTTGGAATTCAGAAATGGATAAGTCAACAAGGTCTCAAGTTTGGGTTAATTTTCAAAGAAGTTTGTTTCTCAGAAGAAAAAACAACGTTAACTTCATTGAATTGCATGGGATTTTTGGCGTTTGTGTTTTATAAAGGTGGTGGCATGTTTTATGTTGATTCGATTTTATTGTGTGTGTTTTTCGGATactaattttggttaattccattttgtttaattttgctattaagCTAGATTTATCCTCCTATCATCTTCCTctaatcaataattcaatatactaattataaattattttatttattgaacaataataaaatttgagttaaattatagcaacatttttttcattatcaaattaaattcatCTTATTGTAGTTtgaccaattttaatttttataataattgaaatcatttcaatttttatccttatatgaaattttagtaaatatttaagaaaataaaatatccaaattttagaaaaaaaatttaatccatgcacggataagttaaatttattaaattaatttttccaaaactatcaattttcaaGTCTAGAAGATCAGTCGACTTGCGACGCAATTTTGAGTTGAGATGTCTACATGTCGATGAAAGATTTATCTCTTAATTCCGATGCACACTttgaattatctcattttaactttaaaaactcaaaatatgACCGTTTTAGTAAAGATTACGTAAGTAGAATACGAGAATGATTAGTTTTAGACTTTGTTTAACTTTTAAACCATATTTAGGTCAATTTTAAGGCTCAATGTATTTATTaactcttatatttttaaaattatttatttcaaaatttttaatattttagattaataaaagTTTGACCAAGTCTAAAGAAAATTATGTTTCTTTTGCAAGATAATTGATTAAGGGTccgtttgattgccagtaaaatgttttccgtaaaataatttctagaaaatgttttactttttgtaaaatgaattatcggaaaatattttccggtgtttgattgaatctgtaaaatattttctcattgcttatgatttcaaaatattttccaaaaagttgtttttacatatattaatatatattaataaattttatattttaaattatttttacatatattgcaatgatttatttataaataaataaattaaattaaatatataataatactcaattattaaaatataaaagcattgcAAACTACTTCCGAAATTTACTAATTAGTAGTAAATCAATTGTAATGATCTCATGATGAAATTACGCTCAGCATAAAAGCAATTTTTGTTGTCTTACAGACAACACAGATAGCATCATTATCAAATTTCAGCCACTCTCAAGTATAACCAATTCCTTAGCCAACCAATCTACATTATAACACAAAGCTAACTCCTATAAAATTTATCCCAATGCACACATTTACaaacataaatatgtatatatgtatgcattcaaCAAATACATAACCATATGCATGCAATCAGCTATGTTCTTTGAAAGCTACTACTAGATCAAGCATTGCCCAAAGAAACTACTGCTGGAAGGCCAAAAGCAGTGTGTTCTCTATTAGATTGATTCCTCATGCTAGTTTGTTCAGTTTGACCCTTTGATGATTCTGGTATGCCACTACCAAATGTTCTTTCATGCCTTTGTGTAtggaaataacataaatatatcaaatattcataacaaTACTCCAGTGAAATATACATTGCCAATACTCATTTCAGTTCAAATAGAAGCCAGTGAAAGAAggcaataaataaatttttatcacTGAGATCATAAATTCTTAATCAAGAGAAAATGAATCAATTAGATCAAGAGATAATAAGATTTAAGTACTAGAAAATCCAgtaaattttgaacaaaaatttcaagatacCAAGTGCTCGAGCAATTAACAGAGATCAAAGCAAACGACAGCTAAAGATTacgagaagaaaaaggaaacactCACTGTTTAGTAGGAAATTGGAGATTAGCCAAAGCAAATGAGATGGCCAAGGGATGAAGCAAATCCTCCAGGACtaaaaaagaaggaagaatTCATGTATGAAAGTTGGGGAATTGAGCGAAGGAAAAATAAGGCAACAGTGCGTGAATCTAGGGATACATGAGTGGCTTCATTCCTTTACCTTTTGGCTTTTGTTGCATTTGGAGAGAAAATGGCGAGAGACAGAGATAGCGAGGCAGAGATGAGGAGGAGAGGCGGAGGCTTTGAGGAAGGGAGAACCACTGCttagaagagaaag harbors:
- the LOC105764695 gene encoding plant intracellular Ras-group-related LRR protein 7 encodes the protein MGSSESKAADSKANRIARWRSTGIVALREAKLKTFPDEVLDLDKSVRTLDLTQNKLVEIPMEISELVNMQRLILASNHIEQLPSTMGNLQSLKAMILDGNRITSLPDELGELVKLEKLSISGNMLMSLPNTIGSLRNLSLLNVSNNKLKYLPESIGICSSLEELQANDNLIEELPASVCNLVQLKSLSLNNNKVNQIPPNILKDCKALQNFSLHDNPISMSQFQQMDGFEEFEARRKKKFDKQLDSNVMIGSKGLDEGVDL